A region of Ictalurus furcatus strain D&B chromosome 1, Billie_1.0, whole genome shotgun sequence DNA encodes the following proteins:
- the ctsk gene encoding cathepsin K: MFKYGLMLFLLLGSAVSHPLDSLSLDESWENWKTTHRKEYNGLGEEAIRRSVWEKNMRLIESHNQEYELGLHTYELGMNHLGDMTTEEVAEKLLGLQVPMDNDPLNTYYPDSLDKLPKSIDYRKLGYVTPVRNQGSCGSCWAFSSVGALEGQLMKTTGKLVNLSPQNLVDCVTENDGCGGGYMTNAFSYVRDNGGIDSEEAYPYVGQDQQCAYNKSGKAAECRRFKEVKKGSEYALASAVAKVGPVSVGIDAMQSTFQFYKRGVYYDPNCDKESINHAVLAVGYGATPKGKKHWIVKNSWGEEWGMKGYVLMARNRNNACGIANLASFPVM; the protein is encoded by the exons ATGTTTAAGTATGGGTTAATGTTATTCCTGCTGCTGGGCTCTGCAGTAAGCCATCCTCTGGATTCCTTATCTTTGGATGAATCATGGGAAAATTGGAAAACTACACACAGGAAGGAATACAATGGCCTG GGCGAGGAGGCTATTCGTAGGTCTGTCTGGGAGAAGAACATGAGGTTGATTGAGAGCCATAATCAAGAGTATGAGCTGGGCCTACACACCTATGAACTAGGCATGAACCACCTTGGAGACATG ACAACAGAGGAAGTAGCTGAGAAATTGCTGGGTCTCCAGGTTCCTATGGACAATGATCCCTTGAATACCTATTATCCTGACTCACTGGATAAACTGCCCAAATCCATTGATTACCGTAAACTTGGTTATGTTACGCCTGTCAGGAACCAG GGCTCATGTGGCTCCTGTTGGGCATTCAGCTCAGTCGGTGCTTTAGAAGGTCAGCTAATGAAGACCACAGGCAAACTGGTAAACCTCAGCCCTCAGAACCTGGTGGACTGTGTGACTGAGAATGATGGCTGTGGTGGTGGATACATGACCAATGCTTTTAGCTACGTTAGAGACAACGGAGGTATTGATTCTGAGGAGGCTTATCCCTATGTGGGACAG GACCAGCAGTGTGCATATAATAAATCTGGGAAGGCAGCAGAGTGCAGAAGATTTAAAGAAGTAAAGAAAGGCAGTGAGTATGCACTGGCATCTGCTGTTGCTAAGGTTGGCCCAGTTTCTGTAGGCATTGATGCAATGCAGTCAACCTTCCAGTTTTACAAGAGAG GTGTGTATTATGACCCCAACTGTGACAAAGAGAGCATCAACCATGCTGTGCTGGCAGTGGGCTATGGTGCCACACctaagggaaaaaaacactggaTTGTCAAAAACAG TTGGGGTGAGGAGTGGGGAATGAAAGGTTATGTCCTGATGGCCCGTAACCGCAATAATGCCTGTGGAATTGCCAACCTTGCTAGTTTCCCTGTCATGTAA